A genomic region of Danio aesculapii chromosome 21, fDanAes4.1, whole genome shotgun sequence contains the following coding sequences:
- the ankhd1 gene encoding ankyrin repeat and KH domain-containing protein 1 isoform X4, which translates to MQDAVAGTAMLTDGFEDEIDSVTPRSPALGMGVGATPGAGLGGLGIGVGGKKVRLFGEAGGPTTDGLDFKLAAVLSSGPGSGSDEDEVSEVESFILDQEDLDNPVLKTASELLLSSAADGADLRTVDPETQARLEALLEAAAFADPEVLRRLTSSVSCALDEAAAALTRMRAENTLNASQADNRSLAEACSDGDVNAVRKLLDEGRSVNEHTEEGESLLCLACSAGYYELAQVLLAMHANVEDRGIKGDITPLMAAASGGYVDIVKLLLVHGADVNAQSSTGNTALTYACAGGFLDVVKVLLKEGANIEDHNENGHTPLMEAASAGHVEVARVLLEYGAGINTHSNEFKESALTLACYKGHLDMVRFLLEAGADQEHKTDEMHTALMEACMDGHVEVARLLLDSGAQVNMPADSFESPLTLAACGGHVELAALLIERGANLEEVNDEGYTPLMEAAREGHEEMVALLLAQGANINAQTEETQETALTLACCGGFLEVADFLIKAGADIELGCSTPLMEAAQEGHLELVKYLLAAGANVHATTATGDTALTYACENGHTDVADVLLQTGADLEHESEGGRTPLMKAARAGHLCTVQFLISKGANVNRATANNDHTVVSLACAGGHLAVVELLLAHGADPTHRLKDGSTMLIEAAKGGHTNVVSYLLDYPNNILSVPAPDLSQLTPPSHDTSQAQRVPFQALAMVVPPQEPDRVPSTIPTPPPVTSKGASKQRLSSLQSNSVASSGLDADLLPPFHPYQPLECIVEETEGKLNELGQRISAIEKAQLQSLELIQGEPLTKDKIEELKKSREEQVQKKKKILKELQKVERQLQLKTQQQFTKEYMETKGLKEELGQAAGVEMPGTPLPLQATQLGSDNECEGIRKEEDHRPTPTNEEDEDEEEDEDDIDCENLPQVNTILQPPPPPPPQNQVLQSPPLQTSFVPIQPLTPQLSTDFSSAEYPGSSSPDLQRVLLGQPLAGLGPGLLAQASDGLMVATPAQTLTDTLDDIMAAVNSRVPVVNTTTSPSPQPSAQTPINTASPPSMLPLYPSVDIDAHTESNHDTALTLACAGGHEELVSVLIARGANIEHRDKKGFTPLILAATAGHVGVVEILLDKGGDIEAQSERTKDTPLSLACSGGRQEVVELLLLRGANKEHRNVSDYTPLSLAASGGYVNIIKILLNAGAEINSRTGSKLGISPLMLAAMNGHVPAVKLLLDMGSDINAQIETNRNTALTLACFQGRAEVVSLLLDRKANVEHRAKTGLTPLMEAASGGYAEVGRVLLDKGADVNAPPVPSSRDTALTIAADKGHYKFCELLISRGAHIDVRNKKGNTPLWLAANGGHFDVVQLLVQAGADVDAADNRKITPLMAAFRKGHVKVVQYLVKEVNQFPSDIECMRYIATIADKELLKKCHQCMETIVKAKDQQAAEANKNASILLKELDLEKSREESKKQALAAKREKRKEKRKKKKEEQKRKLEEEEAKVKEESCEMLDQKEDSAEETEVPIEPPSATTTTTIGISATSATFTNSFGKKRANVATTPSTNRKNKKNKTKDSPSEPIILQDPQVALAQQKADKNKIHGEPRGGGATGGTSDSDNLDSTDCNSESSNGSKSQELTDLPSSSSSSSSAPTVFVGSNQPHFANEKRHGLSLPGSREEKVTVSISKPQMKSHEISDLTPSSLPTSFKTISLPVTSPNSKMNLPSPKRGQKREEGWKEVVRRSKKLSVPASVVSRIMGRGGCNITAIQDVTGAHIDVDKQKDKNGERMITIRGGTESTRHAVQLINALIQDPAKELEDLIPRNHIRPPGANTKISSTYTTSTGATSTTAASSKGLPSVVPSANVSFQSTTNFTAQQASKLGKSMAPGVRPPFVSLPPLAYAHPQLALLAAQTMNQIRHPRLPMAQFGGTFSPSPNTWGPFPVRPVSPGSANSSPKHSGNSAPRLASSTPAHVDHPTASVSSTSTPTALTSSPTSTAPANTPTPSSVRKQLFSSEPKSVAGIAVVTTNSNAPSAQIAPSPISCAPTTPTTPPPPSAPTAPTSQHPPKPEPASLSTPAKEKPVTEIAAPTAGASSDGPSTSAPLHFTSSPSGPSMLPPQPESRQTLPSHFPSSTESSSSSSSQPGSSHPVTRLPPPTSSNTITNTSSTLPHYGSPTAPGVSPRMQPPTPYYPMAPGALQEQQSVFVPPGATQETLKQQQQPPPQPTLAPAGMPPPSLPMSSTMGMINGSQMHLHSGKAQLPPNFGPAALFNHFSSIFDNNQVGNNQVWGACHLPARTPPEQPYSGTTNAYIGGMGQMESVMPPPDGSKAPGYRCSTQRMVSSPIGIHPMDGSMSSSTALTSFTTSISASPVFLPGPAPVGTPSFSRQHFSPHPWSASTSCESPVPSVSSGASSPLCTSTVTPALIQAKPSSSNQQDRKVPPPIGTERLARIRQTGSVNHTMLPTSYTPPVGQGGIWSFGVGSASETMSGWSQPLMGGGPVMHQQMQEPSAFSQHQAMERDDTGIVAPSNTFHQPLPTNFMDFPKGLPMSMYGGTMIPPHPQMAEGPGGPVYNGLHTSDPAWNPILKVVPNSAENADPQQVWPGTWAPHVGNVHLNHVN; encoded by the exons GTTTTGCTGGCCATGCATGCTAACGTGGAGGACCGAGGGATTAAAGGAGACATCACGCCACTAATGGCTGCTGCAAGCGGTGGTTACGTCGACATCGTCAAACTGCTCTTAGTGCATGGAGCTGATGTTAACGCACAGTCTTCAACAG GTAACACAGCCTTGACATATGCATGCGCTGGAGGCTTCCTGGATGTAGTGAAGGTCTTGCTGAAAGAGGGTGCTAACATTGAGGATCACAATGAGAACGGTCACACTCCGCTGATGGAAGCGGCCAGTGCAGGCCATGTGGAGGTGGCTCGTGTGCTCCTGGAGTACGGCGCTGGAATCAACACACACTCCAATGAGTTTAAGGAGAGTGCGCTCACACTCGCCTGTTATAAAG GGCACTTGGACATGGTCAGGTTTCTGTTAGAAGCAGGAGCCGACCAGGAGCACAAGACAGACGAGATGCACACTGCACTCATGGAGGCCTGCATG GATGGGCATGTGGAGGTGGCACGGCTGCTATTGGATAGCGGAGCGCAGGTAAATATGCCTGCTGACTCATTTGAGTCGCCTTTAACGCTCGCTGCCTGCGGGGGCCATGTGGAGCTGGCAGCGCTTCTGATCGAGAGGGGGGCCAACCTGGAGGAGGTGAATGATGAGGGATACACGCCGCTGATGGAGGCAGCTCGGGAGGGCCATGAAGAGATGGTAGCACTGCTCTTGGCACAAG GTGCAAATATCAACGCTCAGACAGAAGAGACGCAGGAGACAGCGTTGACTCTGGCATGTTGCGGAGGCTTCCTAGAGGTGGCGGATTTCCTCATTAAAGCTGGGGCAGACATTGAGTTGGGTTGCTCCACTCCGCTCATGGAGGCTGCACAGGAGGGCCATCTGGAGCTGGTCAAGTACTTGCTGGCTGCTG GGGCAAACGTCCATGCTACAACAGCTACAGGTGACACAGCTCTGACGTACGCCTGTGAGAACGGACACACGGATGTGGCCGATGTGCTGCTTCAAACAGGGGCTGACCTG GAACATGAATCAGAAGGGGGCAGGACTCCACTGATGAAAGCAGCCCGCGCAGGACACCTGTGCACTGTGCAGTTTCTCATCAGCAAAG GCGCTAATGTAAATCGAGCTACAGCCAACAACGATCACACAGTGGTTTCTCTGGCTTGTGCTGGGGGCCACTTGGCTGTGGTGGAGCTGCTGTTGGCCCATGGTGCTGACCCCACTCACAGACTGAAG GACGGCTCCACGATGCTGATTGAAGCTGCTAAAGGTGGTCACACCAATGTGGTGTCCTACCTGCTAGACTACCCAAACAACATTTTGTCAGTCCCTGCTCCAGACCTGTCCCAGCTCACACCACCCTCTCATGACACTTCTCAG GCCCAACGAGTCCCATTCCAAGCTCTGGCTATGGTGGTGCCCCCCCAGGAGCCAGACAGAGTGCCCTCCACCATCCCCACACCCCCACCCGTTACAAGCAAAG GTGCGTCCAAGCAGAGACTAAGCTCCCTTCAGAGCAACTCTGTGGCCTCGAGTGGCCTAGATGCCGACCTACTGCCGCCCTTCCACCCCTATCAGCCTCTGGAGTGCATCGTTGAGGAGACGGAGGGCAAGCTGAACGAGCTGGGCCAGCGCATCAGTGCCATCGAGAAGGCCCAGCTCCAGTCGCTCGAGCTCATCCAGGGCGAGCCGCTCACCAAAGACAAGATCGAGGAGCTGAAGAAGAGTCGCGAAGAGCAGgtgcagaagaagaagaagatctTAAAGGAGCTGCAGAAGGTGGAGCGGCAGTTGCAGCTGAAGACGCAGCAGCAGTTCACCAAAGAATACATGGAGACCAAGGGGCTCAAGGAGGAGCTGGGCCAGGCGGCAGGGGTGGAGATGCCCGGCACCCCCCTGCCCCTGCAGGCCACACAGCTGGGCTCTGACAACGAGTGTGAGGGGATTCGCAAAGAGGAGGACCACAGACCCACCCCCACCAatgaggaggatgaagatgaggaggaggatgaagacGACATCGACTGTGAAAACCTACCACAGGTGAACACCATTCTGCAGCCACCGCCGCCTCCTCCGCCTCAGAACCAGGTCCTCCAGAGCCCCCCTCTGCAGACCAGCTTCGTCCCAATCCAGCCTCTGACCCCGCAGCTGTCCACAGATTTCAGTAGCGCTGAGTACCCGGGGAGCAGCAGCCCAGACCTGCAGAGGGTGTTGCTGGGCCAGCCGCTCGCAGGCTTGGGCCCGGGGCTTCTTGCGCAGGCATCTGACGGACTCATGGTCGCCACACCCGCACAGACGCTCACAGATACGCTCGATGACATCATGGCGG CTGTGAACAGCAGAGTGCCGGTGGTAAACACTACAACTTCGCCCTCCCCTCAGCCCTCCGCACAGACGCCCATCAACACAGCCTCCCCACCCTCCATGCTCCCCCTCTACCCCTCCGTGGACATTGACGCACAT ACTGAGAGCAACCACGACACAGCGCTAACCCTGGCCTGCGCAGGTGGCCATGAAGAGCTTGTCTCAGTGCTCATTGCGCGTGGGGCCAACATTGAGCACCGGGACAAGAAGG GATTCACTCCCTTAATCCTAGCGGCCACTGCAGGCCACGTGGGTGTGGTAGAGATCCTACTGGACAAGGGAGGGGATATTGAAGCTCAGTCTGAGAGGACCAAAGACACCCCTCTGTCCCTCGCCTGCTCTGGTGGCAGACAAGAG GTGGTGGAGCTGCTGTTGCTTCGTGGGGCTAACAAGGAACACCGAAATGTTTCTGACTACACTCCGCTCAGTCTCGCTGCCTCCGGTGGCTACGTCAACATCATCAAGATCCTACTGAATGCTGGTGCTGAGATCAACTCTAG GACTGGCAGTAAGTTGGGCATTTCACCGCTGATGTTGGCAGCCATGAACGGCCACGTGCCTGCGGTGAAGCTGCTGTTGGACATGGGCTCAGACATCAATGCACAGATCGAGACCAATCGCAACACAGCACTGACCCTGGCCTGCTTTCAGGGTCGAGCAGAGGTTGTCAGCCTGCTCCTGGACCGGAAGGCCAATGTGGAACACCGTGCCAAG ACTGGCCTCACCCCTCTCATGGAGGCTGCGTCTGGTGGTTATGCTGAAGTGGGCCGTGTGCTGTTGGATAAAGGAGCGGATGTCAATGCACCTCCTGTTCCCTCTTCTCGTGACACTGCCCTCACCATTGCTGCAGACAAGGGCCACTACAAATTCTGTGAGCTTCTCATCAGCAG AGGGGCTCACATTGATGTGCGAAATAAGAAGGGGAACACCCCATTGTGGCTGGCTGCTAATGGTGGCCACTTTGATGTGGTCCAGCTCTTGGTGCAGGCTGGGGCTGACGTGGATGCAGCTGATAACCGCAAGATAACCCCCCTCATGGCAGCATTTCGTAAA GGCCATGTAAAAGTGGTGCAGTATCTGGTTAAGGAAGTTAACCAGTTTCCATCTGATATTGAGTGCATGAGATACATTGCAACTATTGCTGATAAG GAGCTGCTCAAGAAGTGTCATCAATGCATGGAAACCATTGTCAAAGCCAAAGATCAGCAGGCGGCTGAAGCAAACAAGAACGCCAGCATTCTGCTCAAAGAGCTTGATCTGGAAAAG TCTCGTGAGGAAAGCAAAAAGCAGGCTCTGGCTGCAAAGCGCGAGAAGAGAAAGGAGAAGCGCAAGAAAAAGAAGGAAGAGCAGAAGAGGAAGCTGGAGGAAGAGGAGGCAAAAGTGAAAGAGGAGTCGTGTGAGATGCTGGATCAGAAGGAGGACTCTGCAGAAG AGACAGAGGTTCCCATCGAGCCCCCAAGTGCTACCACCACCACAACCATTGGTATCTCCGCCACCTCCGCAACCTTCACTAACTCGTTTGGCAAAAAGCGAGCCAATGTGGCCACCACACCAAGCACTaatcgcaaaaacaaaaaaaacaagaccaaGGATTCACCGAGCGAACCAATCATCCTTCAAGACCCGCAGGTAGCGCTGGCACAGCAGAAAGCCGACAAAAACAAGATCCACGGAGAACCTCGAGGGGGTGGGGCGACGGGTGGCACTAGCGACTCTGATAATCTAGATAGCACTGACTGCAACAGTGAGAGCAGCAACGGCAGTAAGAGTCAGGAGCTCACAGACCTTCCTTCATcgtcctcctcttcttcctctgcCCCTACGGTCTTTGTGGGCTCTAACCAGCCGCACTTCGCAAATGAAAAGAGACATGGGCTATCGCTGCCTGGCTCTCGTGAGGAGAAGGTCACGGTATCCATCTCCAAACCACAGATGAA ATCTCATGAGATCAGTGACTTGACACCCAGTTCCCTTCCCACCTCGTTCAAGACCATTTCACTGCCAGTCACCTCGCCCAACAGTAAGATGAATCTCCCTAGCCCAAAGAGGGGCCAGAAAAGAGAAGAAGGGTGGAAAGAGGTGGTTCGGAG ATCCAAGAAGCTCTCCGTCCCTGCCTCTGTGGTGTCTCGGATTATGGGTAGAGGTGGCTGCAACATTACGGCCATCCAAGATGTTACTGGTGCACACATTGACGTGGACAAACAGAAGGACAAGAATGGAGAGAGAATGATTACAATCAg AGGTGGCACAGAGTCCACACGGCATGCAGTGCAACTGATTAACGCGCTGATCCAGGACCCAGCCAAAGAGCTAGAGGACCTGATCCCTCGTAACCACATCCGACCGCCTGGCGCCAACACCAAAATCAGCTCCACCTACACAACCTCCACTGGGGCCACAAGCACTACTGCAGCCAGTTCAAAAGGCCTGCCATCTGTAGTGCCCTCCGCCAATGTGTCTTTCCAATCCACCACCAATTTCACAGCTCAACAGGCTAGCAAGTTAGGCAAAAGTATGGCACCAGGTGTCAGGCCTCCGTTCGTTTCTTTGCCGCCTCTCGCTTACGCTCATCCTCAGCTTGCCCTTCTTGCAGCCCAGACAATGAACCAGATCCGGCACCCCCGATTGCCCATGGCACAGTTTGGTGGCACTTTCTCACCCTCTCCCAACACTTGGGGTCCTTTCCCTGTGCGTCCTGTGAGCCCCGGTAGTGCTAACAGCTCACCCAAACACAGCGGTAATTCTGCACCACGCCTCGCCAGCTCTACTCCGGCCCATGTCGACCATCCTACAGCTTCTGTATCCAGCACCTCAACTCCCACTGCATTAACAAGTTCTCCCACCAGTACAGCACCTGCCAACACCCCCACGCCTTCCTCTGTACGGAAGCAGCTTTTCTCCTCAGAGCCCAAGTCTGTGGCTGGAATTGCTGTGGTCACTACAAACAGCAATGCGCCCTCAGCACAGATTGCACCTTCTCCAATCAGTTGCGCTCCCACGACCCCTACGACCCCTCCACCTCCATCCGCACCCACTGCACCAACTTCACAGCATCCCCCAAAGCCAGAGCCGGCCAGCCTTAGCACCCCAGCTAAAGAGAAGCCTGTCACAGAGATTGCAGCACCTACTGCAGGAGCTTCATCTGACGGGCCCAGCACCTCTGCTCCCCTGCACTTCACCTCATCTCCCTCAGGCCCCTCGATGCTGCCCCCACAGCCCGAGAGCCGGCAGACGCTTCCGTCACACTTTCCCTCCAGCACAGAATCCAGTTCCTCTTCCTCATCTCAGCCAGGCTCATCTCACCCCGTCACACGCCTGCCACCTCCAACCTCCAGCAACACGATCACTAATACCAGCAGCACCTTACCTCATTACGGCTCCCCCACAGCGCCCGGTGTGTCCCCGCGCATGCAGCCACCGACACCCTACTACCCAATGGCTCCAGGGGCCCTGCAGGAGCAGCAGTCTGTGTTTGTGCCTCCGGGAGCCACACAGGAGACCCTTAAACAGCAGCAACAGCCTCCGCCTCAGCCCACCCTTGCTCCAGCAGGCATGCCTCCTCCCTCTCTTCCAATGTCCTCCACCATGGGCATGATAAATGGCTCTCAAATGCACCTGCACAGTGGAAAAGCGCAACTGCCCCCCAACTTTGGTCCTGCTGCTCTTTTTAATCACTTCAGCAGCATCTTTGACAACAACCAGGTGGGCAACAACCAGGTTTGGGGTGCCTGCCATCTACCTGCTCGTACCCCACCGGAGCAGCCCTACAGTGGCACAACAAATGCCTACATAGGGGGAATGGGGCAAATGGAAAGCGTCATGCCTCCTCCTGATGGCTCAAAAGCGCCAGGGTATCGCTGCTCCACACAGAGGATGGTCTCCAGTCCCATTG GAATACACCCCATGGACGGCTCAATGTCCTCATCCACTGCGCTCACCAGCTTTACCACAAGCATATCTGCAAGTCCTGTTTTCCTGCCGGGTCCTGCTCCAGTAGGCACACCCTCCTTCAGCCGCCAGCACTTCTCTCCCCATCCCTGGAGTGCCTCCACCTCTT GTGAGTCTCCAGTGCCCTCAGTGTCTTCTGGGGCATCGTCACCTCTTTGCACATCTACGGTGACTCCTGCTCTGATCCAGGCGAAACCTAGTAGCTCCAACCAGCAGGACCGCAAAGTGCCCCCACCCATCGGAACCGAGCGATTGGCCCGAATCCGGCAAACTGGCTCAGTCAACCACACCATGCTACCCACCAGCTACACCCCACCGGTTGGACAGGGTGGCATCTGGTCTTTTGGAGTGGGCAGTGCCTCCG AGACTATGTCCGGGTGGTCACAACCCCTAATGGGAGGAGGGCCAGTGATGCACCAGCAGATGCAAGAGCCTTCAGCCTTCTCTCAACACCAGGCTATGGAACGAGATGACACTGGGATCGTGGCTCCATCTAACACTTTTCATCAACCTTTGCCCACCAACTTCATGGATTTTCCAAAG GGGCTGCCAATGTCAATGTACGGTGGCACGATGATCCCTCCTCACCCTCAGATGGCGGAGGGTCCTGGAGGCCCTGTGTACAACGGTCTTCACACTTCTGACCCTGCCTGGAACCCCATCCTAAAGGTTGTACCCAACTCTGCTGAGAACGCAGACCCACAGCAG GTATGGCCAGGCACTTGGGCTCCACATGTGGGAAATGTGCATCTGAATCATGTCAACTAA